Below is a window of bacterium DNA.
CAAATCATTTCCCGGCGAAACAACAAAAAAATCCAAGCCCGTTTTCTCCCAAGTATCCGCCGGTACTAATGCCAACAAACGCTCCACACCGAGGGACCAACCTATGGCCGACGTCTTTGGCCCGCCCAATTCCCGGACCAATCCATCGTACCGCCCACCCGCTGCAACCGCATTTTGTGCGCCCAAATCGCTCGACACCACTTCAAAAACGGTTTTGGTGTAATAATCCAGTCCGCGCATCAAACGCGGTTCCAACGAAAAACGGATACCGGCCTTCTCAAGCAGACGCAAAACCGAACCTTGATGTGTCCTGCAATCCTCACACAATGCTTCCTGAATTGAAGGCGCCGATCGCATTGCCGCGCGGCAGTGCTCTTTTTTACAATCAAAAAGTCGCAAAGGATTTTTAGCGACCCGAGTCTTACAGTCTTCACACATATCTGATAATCTATCCTGACTATGTTTTCGTAATTTTTCAATATACGCCGGTCGGCAAACCGGGCAACCCACTGCGTTAATTTGAAACGTCAGGGTATGCAGTCCAGTCTGAGACAACAACGCTTGCAAAAGAACAATTGCTTCACCATCCGCGAGGGGTGATTCAGACCCCAACAACTCGATCCCAATTTGAGAAAATTGACGATAACGCCCCTTTTGGGGACGTTCATAACGGAACATGGAACCTATATAGTAATACCGCTGCATCCCGGGATTTTTTTTATGAATTTCGTGCTCCACATAGGCCCGCACAACCGATGCGGTCGCCTCGGGTCTTAAAACCATCTTTTTTTCCCGCTCACCGGCCGCCGCTTCATCTTGATCTTTGGCAGGAACATAAAACATTTCTTTATTAACAATATCCGTCCCCTGACCAACGCCGCGCTCAAAAAGCACAGTGTGCTCCACGACCGGTGTTTTTATTTCGCCAAAATAAAACCTTCCGAACAATTGGCGCGCCAATGTTTCCAGCCGGAATATTTTCTCCGCTTCTTCGGGAAAAACATCTTTCATCCCTTTGACACTTTTAAAATAATAATTTTCCAACATAATTCAACGGACCTGCTTTAATTTTTTGTTTTTAATTTTTAAAAAAATGGGTTCGCGGCGAATTTCCCCATCAGGAGAAATCCTAATCCTGCCGGTCATGCCTGAAAAAATTTTTACAGCTGCCAGCACCCTCTGAAAATCTTCCTGATTGGCATTGGGCCGGACGATTTGTTTCAAAACATGGCTGATTAAAAAAAGCGCGTCATAGGCTTGAACCGCCAGCACGGTCGGCTGGACTTTGTAAAGATTCTCATAGCGCATTACAAATTCTTGATTACGTTTGGACGGCGCATCCGGCCAATAACCAGTGGCAAGCACAGCGCCATCAGTCTCTCTGCCCGCCTGCCGAAAAAACTTCCGCGAAAGCCAGGCATCGGATCCGAAAACCGCAGCCTTCAGATCGTAAAAAGCCAGTTGCGATGCAACCAGCACCGCATCCCGGGCAGATACCGGCAAATAAATTGCTTCCATATCCTTAACATTTTTATCCGGCGGAATGCTCTTGATCCAGGTTTCCTTAAAACTTTTTTTGACCGCACCGCTGGCGGCATGCACCAACCGGGCTTTCACGGTATACCGAATTGGCAGTGGTTCTCCCGGTAAGTGAACTGTCTCTTCCCCGACTTGCCGGATGCTGCCGACAATGAGATAGTCCGCATTGAGGGCTTCGCCAATTTTCCGCCATTCATATTTTCCCAGACCCAGGGTGGACAAACCAATGGATTTTATCCCCTTAAATGTTTTCGCCTGGGTTAAAACCTCAACTCCGTTACGCGGTGCCAATGCATAAGATATTTTTTCAGTGAACAATTTCCCCAATCCTTCGCGAACTGTCCGGTCCCCTTCCTCGGCAAAGCGAATAATCGCGACCCGCTTTTCCGGCAAAACCACCGGGGTCGCCGGGGGCGTGGGATCAATGACTTTAGGAACCAAATACTGCTGAGAGGTATAGCTGATTTTTTCGACAATCCGTTCCATCTGTTTCCGTTCACGTACAATCAAATCTTTCAAATAACCGGGATCCACACCACCCAATGCCATCATTTGTGTTTTAAAATCCGTCGCACCGCGGGAATATTCCAACCGAGCCACAATTTCGCCACCCAACGCTTTGACCTTTTCGGAAAACGCCTCTGCCAAAGAACGGTCATACGCCGCCTCGCCATTGAGAATCCCTATTTTTTGAAGATTCTTTCTCAGCACAACATACTCCGCCATGGCTTCACCCTGATCCTGATTGGTTAACATATAGCGGAACAAAAAAGGTGAGTGGGCGGCCAGTCCGGGCTCAGCTGCGGAGGTGGTTAATACCGTCACTTTTTTACGCTTGAGTTCCGGAACGAGGGCTTTCACCGACTCTGATAATGCCGGCCCAATAATCGCAATAACTTTCTCCGTCTCCGCCAAACGTTTGAAACCCGCCACAGCGCCGGCGGTGGTTCCCGCTGTATCCACCACGGCGAGTTTCAAATAATCATTTTCATCACGGAATCGATTAATTTCATCCAGCGCCAGTTCCAGACCATTTTGAATGGTTTTACCATAAGGAGCATAGGACCCGCTCAAGGGTAATAAACATCCAATCCGTGTACGGTTTACCGGAACAATCCGGACCGCTTTTTCCATGAGTTCGCGCGCGACGTCAACAAACGCACTCAGCGGATACTGCTTAAGAAATTGTTCGAAAAATTTTATTGCCTGGTCCGGATTTCCAAAATCGAGATTCCGTTTACCAATCACAAACAGCGCCTGTTCAGCCCATGGCGTTTTCTGATACGTAACCCGTACTCGGGCTAATTCCGAAAGACTCAATTCGTCATTGATGATTTTGTGCACCAATTGATTTGCCGCAGTTTGCATGGCGGTTTGTTGGGGATAATTTTTCTCCAGCTTAGCCAAAAATGCCAAGGCAGCAAGATTTCGTTTCAGCTTCACTTGCGCTCGGGCAGTCATAATGCCGGCTGCCGGCGCCCAGCTTGAGTTGGGATATTTTTTCAAAACAGCTGAAAATTGCTTTTGTGCCTGATTCCATTGCAGGCGATTAAAGGCGTCCTGCGCAATCCAAAATTTAGCCTGATCAACGCCGGGCGAATAAGGGCTTGCTGAAATTTGTGCGCGATAGGATTCCAATTCCTGTTTCTCAACCGGAATATAAGGATAGCGTAAAATTGCGGTTGGTGTTTTCTCCAAATAACGGGGTGCACACCCATTATTCAAAAACAGAAAAACCGGAATCATTGAGAAAAAAAACAGTTTTAAAAACGGTTGACGCGCAAAAATGGCATTCACTGGACTTTTGGCGTCTCCGGCTTCTTTTCGAGAATAATTTCCACGCGTCGATTTAATTGACGGCCTGTGGGAGTGTTGTTGGTCGCAATCGGCCGGGCACTGCCCAATCCAACAGCCATCATGCTGTCAAACGGAACACCTTGTTGCTGCAGATAATTCAAAACATTTTCAGCCCGGGCCTGCGAAAGCGTATTGTTGGTTAGGTCGCTGCCCGTGCTGTCTGTATGCCCTTCTATTTTTACCTTATATTGAGTATAGTTTCTTACAAACCCAGACACCCCATCCAATGCTGATTTGGCACCTGCCCGTACCTTGGAGCTGCCGGTATCAAAAAGGACTTTCCCGGACAAACTAATGACCAGCCCTCGCGCCTCCATCGTAACATTCGCATTTTTTATCTTCTTGGCTTCTTCCATCATTTTCTGAAGTTCTTCGCGCTTTTTTCTTTCCGCTTCCGCTTGTTTTGCAGCAGCTTCAGCCTGCGCTTGTGCAAGCCGTTTGTCTTCCTCGGATTTTTTTATCTGGTCCTTGACACGCTGGATTTCCGCATTTTTCACGGTCAATGTCTGCAGCATGGTCTGCTGTGTTATCAAGGCCTGCTGTGTGGTTTCATACTCTTGCTCTGTAATGCGAACCCGCGCATGGGCTTCAGCAACCTCGGCATAGGCTTTGGCCTCAAAGGACAATTCCTCCACTGTGGCGATACTTTGATCCG
It encodes the following:
- a CDS encoding OmpA family protein, which translates into the protein MKQRKSIQLLLSSVFILSMLGCATVPTIVPQALIDARSALSSAKEVKADIMIPDEYQEARRRLEQAEGAFSADQSIATVEELSFEAKAYAEVAEAHARVRITEQEYETTQQALITQQTMLQTLTVKNAEIQRVKDQIKKSEEDKRLAQAQAEAAAKQAEAERKKREELQKMMEEAKKIKNANVTMEARGLVISLSGKVLFDTGSSKVRAGAKSALDGVSGFVRNYTQYKVKIEGHTDSTGSDLTNNTLSQARAENVLNYLQQQGVPFDSMMAVGLGSARPIATNNTPTGRQLNRRVEIILEKKPETPKVQ
- a CDS encoding penicillin-binding protein activator; translated protein: MNAIFARQPFLKLFFFSMIPVFLFLNNGCAPRYLEKTPTAILRYPYIPVEKQELESYRAQISASPYSPGVDQAKFWIAQDAFNRLQWNQAQKQFSAVLKKYPNSSWAPAAGIMTARAQVKLKRNLAALAFLAKLEKNYPQQTAMQTAANQLVHKIINDELSLSELARVRVTYQKTPWAEQALFVIGKRNLDFGNPDQAIKFFEQFLKQYPLSAFVDVARELMEKAVRIVPVNRTRIGCLLPLSGSYAPYGKTIQNGLELALDEINRFRDENDYLKLAVVDTAGTTAGAVAGFKRLAETEKVIAIIGPALSESVKALVPELKRKKVTVLTTSAAEPGLAAHSPFLFRYMLTNQDQGEAMAEYVVLRKNLQKIGILNGEAAYDRSLAEAFSEKVKALGGEIVARLEYSRGATDFKTQMMALGGVDPGYLKDLIVRERKQMERIVEKISYTSQQYLVPKVIDPTPPATPVVLPEKRVAIIRFAEEGDRTVREGLGKLFTEKISYALAPRNGVEVLTQAKTFKGIKSIGLSTLGLGKYEWRKIGEALNADYLIVGSIRQVGEETVHLPGEPLPIRYTVKARLVHAASGAVKKSFKETWIKSIPPDKNVKDMEAIYLPVSARDAVLVASQLAFYDLKAAVFGSDAWLSRKFFRQAGRETDGAVLATGYWPDAPSKRNQEFVMRYENLYKVQPTVLAVQAYDALFLISHVLKQIVRPNANQEDFQRVLAAVKIFSGMTGRIRISPDGEIRREPIFLKIKNKKLKQVR
- the hisS gene encoding histidine--tRNA ligase, giving the protein MLENYYFKSVKGMKDVFPEEAEKIFRLETLARQLFGRFYFGEIKTPVVEHTVLFERGVGQGTDIVNKEMFYVPAKDQDEAAAGEREKKMVLRPEATASVVRAYVEHEIHKKNPGMQRYYYIGSMFRYERPQKGRYRQFSQIGIELLGSESPLADGEAIVLLQALLSQTGLHTLTFQINAVGCPVCRPAYIEKLRKHSQDRLSDMCEDCKTRVAKNPLRLFDCKKEHCRAAMRSAPSIQEALCEDCRTHQGSVLRLLEKAGIRFSLEPRLMRGLDYYTKTVFEVVSSDLGAQNAVAAGGRYDGLVRELGGPKTSAIGWSLGVERLLALVPADTWEKTGLDFFVVSPGNDLEKIFLRVLALRRAGCKVGFEHEARSMKALFKKADRARARFALMVSTTDSESVEVKNMQTGEQFIKTWEALPSLLQTSA